The following coding sequences lie in one Streptomyces albofaciens JCM 4342 genomic window:
- a CDS encoding dihydrofolate reductase family protein gives MRTLISTAFISLDGVAEAPGGEPGYRNSGWTFKDVEFLPEAFGIKGREQQEATAMLLGRVSYEAFSPVWPDMEDFVGYKVMPKYVVSTRLTEDDLVSNWGETTILRSLDDVAALKETEGGPIIVHGSLSLNQALSDAGLIDRYHLLVFPLLLGAGKRLFSATDKDAQKLKLVEHEAYANGLQKNVFDVVR, from the coding sequence ATGCGTACTCTGATCAGCACTGCTTTCATCTCACTCGACGGCGTCGCGGAGGCTCCGGGTGGCGAGCCCGGTTACCGGAACTCCGGATGGACCTTCAAGGACGTCGAGTTCCTCCCCGAGGCGTTCGGCATCAAGGGCCGGGAGCAGCAGGAAGCCACCGCGATGCTGTTGGGCCGGGTCAGCTATGAGGCGTTCAGCCCGGTGTGGCCGGACATGGAGGACTTCGTCGGTTACAAGGTGATGCCGAAGTACGTCGTCTCCACCAGACTCACCGAGGACGACCTGGTGTCGAACTGGGGCGAGACGACCATCCTGCGCTCGCTGGACGACGTCGCCGCGCTGAAGGAGACCGAGGGCGGGCCGATCATCGTGCACGGCAGTCTCTCCCTGAACCAGGCCCTGTCGGACGCCGGCCTGATCGACCGTTACCACCTGCTCGTCTTCCCGCTCCTGCTCGGGGCGGGCAAGCGGCTCTTCAGCGCCACGGACAAGGACGCCCAGAAGCTGAAGCTGGTCGAGCACGAGGCCTACGCCAACGGTCTGCAGAAGAACGTCTTCGACGTCGTCCGCTGA
- a CDS encoding sensor histidine kinase, with product MNDFLVIVALAALGAVAAGLPAAAAVRVLRRRSVALSLFAAGALAVVTMAAGTVAVAQAMFLSAHDLGVVMAVVAASGLVSLAAALLFGRRIAAGSRQLADAARTVGSEGGFAAPADPPTAELATLAAALEETSARLARARDRERALDAARRDLIAGISHDLRTPLAGLRAMAEALEDGVVRGPDAARYHARIRVEVDRLAGMVDDLFELSRIQAGALTLTPSRVSVYDLVDDALAGARPLAAAGGVRLVDGGVAAVPVRVDAQQITRVLGNLLVNAIRATPDGGTVAVAARQIGARVVLAVEDGCGGIPEADLPRVFDTGWRGAPARTPRADGGSGAGLGLAIVRGIVEAHAGRATVRNTERGCRFEVELPGG from the coding sequence ATGAACGACTTCCTCGTCATCGTCGCGCTGGCCGCCCTCGGCGCCGTGGCGGCCGGGCTGCCGGCCGCCGCTGCCGTGCGGGTGCTGCGCCGCCGATCCGTCGCGCTGTCGCTGTTCGCGGCGGGGGCCCTGGCGGTCGTCACGATGGCGGCCGGAACGGTCGCCGTCGCCCAGGCGATGTTCCTTTCGGCGCACGACCTCGGTGTGGTGATGGCCGTGGTCGCCGCCTCCGGGCTGGTCTCGCTGGCCGCCGCGCTGCTGTTCGGCCGCCGGATCGCCGCGGGGAGCCGGCAGCTGGCGGACGCGGCGCGTACGGTCGGCAGCGAGGGCGGGTTCGCCGCGCCCGCCGATCCGCCGACGGCCGAACTGGCGACGCTGGCCGCGGCGTTGGAGGAGACCAGTGCCCGGCTGGCACGGGCCCGGGACCGCGAGCGCGCGCTGGACGCCGCGCGGCGCGACCTGATCGCGGGCATCTCCCACGACCTGCGCACGCCGCTGGCGGGCCTGCGGGCGATGGCCGAGGCCCTGGAGGACGGCGTGGTACGCGGCCCGGACGCGGCCCGCTATCACGCCCGTATCCGGGTGGAGGTGGACCGGCTGGCCGGTATGGTCGACGACCTCTTCGAGCTGTCCCGTATCCAGGCGGGGGCGCTGACCCTGACGCCGTCCCGGGTGTCGGTGTACGACCTGGTGGACGACGCGCTCGCGGGCGCCCGGCCGCTGGCCGCCGCGGGCGGGGTGCGCCTGGTGGACGGCGGGGTGGCGGCCGTGCCGGTCCGGGTGGACGCGCAGCAGATCACCCGGGTGCTGGGCAATCTGCTGGTCAACGCGATCCGGGCGACGCCGGACGGCGGCACGGTCGCGGTTGCGGCGCGGCAGATCGGCGCCCGGGTGGTGCTCGCGGTGGAGGACGGCTGCGGCGGCATCCCGGAGGCCGACCTGCCGCGCGTCTTCGACACCGGCTGGCGCGGCGCGCCCGCCCGTACGCCGCGCGCGGACGGCGGGAGCGGCGCGGGGCTGGGCCTGGCGATAGTCCGCGGCATCGTCGAGGCGCACGCGGGGCGTGCCACGGTGCGCAACACGGAGCGCGGCTGCCGGTTCGAGGTCGAACTCCCCGGCGGATGA
- a CDS encoding phosphotransferase family protein — MTEERLPDAAEVARLVQDVVPGVRAADIRPIGEGGDHASWWVGPDHVVRCALDSGGSERLRRELALRELVGERTGVPVPESVASGDWVRGRAFTLDTRLDGVSAELRPVPATGEEDLVRMLVALARLPVADAEALGVPPEAPRNMPGLLRRAATAAETVAARGEFDAAWLPRLHVRGAEAAAGPATLVHNDLKGEHLLVSDDGRISGVLDWTDAVTGDAAEDVAGLAISVGAVAAVRVATAAGFDRGACARALQLARCDTLTLLSDRLGGRDDSPLPLLRAQLRRAWEPTALDRAEET; from the coding sequence ATGACGGAGGAACGCCTGCCGGACGCGGCAGAAGTGGCCCGGCTGGTCCAGGACGTCGTGCCCGGGGTGCGTGCCGCGGACATCCGGCCCATCGGTGAAGGCGGCGACCACGCGTCCTGGTGGGTGGGCCCGGACCATGTGGTGCGGTGCGCGCTCGACTCCGGCGGATCGGAGCGCCTGCGCCGGGAACTGGCGCTGCGCGAGCTGGTCGGCGAGCGGACCGGCGTTCCCGTGCCGGAGAGCGTCGCGAGCGGGGACTGGGTGCGGGGGCGCGCGTTCACCCTCGACACCCGGCTGGACGGGGTCTCCGCCGAGCTGCGCCCGGTTCCGGCGACGGGCGAGGAGGACCTCGTACGGATGCTCGTCGCGCTCGCGCGGCTCCCGGTGGCGGACGCCGAGGCGCTGGGCGTACCGCCGGAGGCGCCGCGCAACATGCCCGGACTGCTGCGCCGGGCCGCGACGGCGGCGGAAACCGTCGCGGCGCGCGGTGAGTTCGACGCCGCGTGGCTGCCGAGGCTGCACGTACGGGGAGCGGAGGCCGCGGCGGGACCGGCCACCCTGGTGCACAACGACCTCAAGGGCGAGCACCTGCTCGTGTCCGACGACGGCCGGATCAGCGGCGTACTGGACTGGACGGACGCGGTGACCGGGGACGCCGCCGAGGATGTCGCCGGGCTCGCGATCTCGGTCGGTGCCGTGGCGGCCGTACGCGTCGCGACGGCCGCCGGATTCGACCGCGGCGCCTGCGCCCGCGCGCTGCAACTGGCCCGCTGCGACACACTGACGCTCCTCTCCGACCGGCTCGGCGGCCGCGACGACAGCCCGCTGCCGCTGCTGCGCGCGCAACTGCGGCGTGCATGGGAGCCGACCGCTCTGGACCGGGCGGAGGAGACGTAG
- a CDS encoding DM13 domain-containing protein, whose translation MEPLAPRRSPLLRRAVVVPALLVAVAVAAVALYLFQPWKALTNTTVDEAVPSATSSPTEKTRDADGMDKPAADGSFVSHEHATSGTARTLGLADGGRVVRLEDLRTSEGPDVRVYLSHRSAADAERGLGAGAVELGKLKGNLGKQNYAVPAGTDPAAFRSVVIWCHRFSVSFGAADLPAAAAMAR comes from the coding sequence ATGGAACCCCTCGCACCCCGCCGCTCGCCGCTGCTGCGCCGCGCCGTCGTCGTCCCCGCCCTCCTCGTGGCCGTTGCCGTCGCGGCCGTCGCGCTCTACCTCTTCCAGCCGTGGAAGGCCCTCACGAACACGACGGTGGACGAGGCCGTACCGTCCGCCACCTCCTCCCCCACGGAAAAGACGCGCGACGCGGACGGCATGGACAAGCCGGCGGCCGATGGCTCCTTCGTCTCCCACGAGCACGCCACCAGCGGCACCGCCCGCACGCTGGGCCTCGCGGACGGCGGCCGCGTGGTGCGGCTGGAAGACCTCAGGACGTCCGAAGGGCCGGACGTACGGGTCTACCTGTCGCACCGCAGCGCCGCCGACGCCGAGCGCGGGCTCGGTGCGGGCGCCGTGGAACTGGGCAAGCTCAAGGGCAACCTCGGCAAGCAGAACTACGCCGTGCCGGCCGGCACCGACCCCGCCGCCTTCCGCAGCGTGGTGATCTGGTGCCACCGCTTCTCCGTCTCCTTCGGCGCCGCCGACCTCCCGGCGGCGGCCGCGATGGCACGCTGA
- a CDS encoding cytochrome P450 → MTLTTRSGPAIPGPRGVPFLGSMFDLRRSTLDTFTRARRDHGDVVRFTAGPPGLRSVFYGVFSPEGSQRILASEAANFRKDHPFYEEVRQSFGNGLLTSQDADYLRQRRIVQPLFTKRRVDGYASAVAAEARAVAERWRTAPGGTVDLVGEMNRLALRTVSRILFGTDVEAAVATVHRCFPVINSYVVRRGFSPRNPPRHWPTPANRRAAAATAELHAVCDRIVAGRRAAGEPGDGTDLLSLLTRAGNAADGGLDAAEVRDQVLVFLLAGHETTATSLAFTLHLLARHPEEQALVREEVDAVLGDREPEAADLERLPRLTMALKEAMRLYPAAPVVSRRGVAATEIGGHRIPDGADVIVSPWVTHRHPGLWEDPERFDPRRFTPEREAARHRYAWFPFGGGPRACIGQHFSMLESVLAAAVLLRSYELTAVDREVPLTAGITLQAAGPGRVRLRSRARSRSREAG, encoded by the coding sequence ATGACCCTCACCACACGTTCCGGCCCGGCGATACCGGGTCCCCGGGGAGTACCGTTCCTGGGCTCGATGTTCGACCTGCGGCGCAGCACGCTCGACACGTTCACGCGCGCCCGCCGCGACCACGGCGACGTGGTGCGCTTCACGGCCGGCCCGCCCGGCCTGCGCAGCGTCTTCTACGGGGTGTTCTCGCCCGAGGGCAGCCAGCGGATCCTCGCCTCCGAGGCCGCCAACTTCCGCAAGGACCACCCGTTCTACGAAGAGGTCCGGCAGTCCTTCGGCAACGGCCTGCTGACCAGCCAGGACGCCGACTACCTGCGGCAGCGGCGCATCGTGCAGCCGCTGTTCACCAAGCGCCGGGTGGACGGCTACGCGTCGGCCGTGGCGGCGGAGGCCCGGGCGGTCGCCGAGCGCTGGCGGACCGCGCCCGGCGGCACGGTCGACCTGGTGGGCGAGATGAACCGGCTCGCGCTGCGCACGGTCTCCCGCATCCTGTTCGGCACGGACGTGGAGGCCGCGGTCGCCACCGTGCACCGCTGCTTCCCGGTGATCAACTCGTACGTCGTACGGCGTGGCTTCTCGCCCCGCAACCCGCCGCGCCACTGGCCCACCCCCGCCAACCGCCGGGCCGCCGCCGCGACGGCCGAACTGCACGCGGTCTGCGACCGGATCGTGGCCGGGCGGCGGGCCGCCGGCGAACCGGGCGACGGCACCGACCTGCTGTCCCTGCTCACCCGCGCGGGCAACGCGGCGGACGGCGGCCTGGACGCCGCCGAGGTCCGCGACCAGGTCCTGGTCTTCCTGCTCGCCGGACACGAGACGACCGCGACCTCGCTGGCCTTCACCCTCCACCTGCTCGCCCGGCACCCGGAGGAACAGGCGCTGGTACGGGAGGAGGTCGACGCCGTACTGGGGGACCGGGAGCCGGAGGCCGCCGACCTGGAGCGGCTGCCGCGGCTGACGATGGCCCTCAAGGAGGCCATGCGGCTCTACCCGGCGGCGCCCGTGGTGAGCCGGCGCGGCGTCGCGGCCACCGAGATCGGCGGCCACCGGATACCGGACGGCGCCGACGTGATCGTCTCGCCGTGGGTGACCCACCGGCACCCCGGCCTGTGGGAGGACCCGGAGCGCTTCGACCCGCGGCGGTTCACGCCGGAGCGGGAGGCGGCGCGCCACCGCTACGCGTGGTTCCCGTTCGGCGGCGGCCCCCGGGCGTGCATCGGGCAGCACTTCTCGATGCTGGAGTCGGTGCTGGCGGCGGCGGTACTGCTGCGCTCGTACGAGCTGACGGCCGTCGACCGGGAGGTCCCGCTCACCGCGGGGATCACGTTGCAGGCGGCGGGGCCGGGGCGGGTGCGACTGCGGTCGCGGGCACGGTCCCGGTCCCGGGAGGCGGGCTGA
- a CDS encoding response regulator transcription factor: MSRTTPPAAPPPGPVPAAPPRRVLVVEDDPTVAEVVTGYLTRAGYLTEHVTDGWAALDRAASFRPHLVVLDLMLPGLDGLEVCRRLRGAHTAAPGPAPAPVPTPVPVVMLTARGEAPDRILGLELGADDYVTKPFSPRELVLRIGSVLRRAEAAPPAATPVPPVRAGDLTADPAARHAVRAGRPLSLTTREFDLLLFLMGNPGRVFAREDLLHQVWGWEFGDLSTVTVHVRRLREKIEDDPAAPRLIVTVWGAGYRFDPAGGMDDDGAAPDAPPAPAETPRP, encoded by the coding sequence GTGAGCCGAACCACCCCGCCCGCCGCCCCGCCGCCCGGCCCGGTGCCCGCCGCACCGCCCCGGCGCGTCCTCGTCGTCGAGGACGACCCGACCGTCGCCGAGGTCGTCACCGGCTACCTGACGCGCGCCGGCTATCTGACCGAGCACGTCACCGACGGCTGGGCGGCCCTCGACCGGGCCGCCTCCTTCCGGCCGCACCTGGTGGTGCTGGACCTGATGCTGCCGGGCCTCGACGGCCTGGAGGTGTGCCGCCGACTGCGCGGCGCGCACACCGCGGCTCCCGGGCCCGCCCCCGCCCCTGTACCCACCCCCGTTCCCGTCGTGATGCTCACCGCCCGCGGCGAGGCCCCGGACCGCATCCTGGGCCTGGAGCTGGGCGCCGACGACTACGTGACCAAGCCGTTCAGCCCCCGTGAACTGGTGCTGCGCATCGGGTCGGTGCTGCGCCGCGCGGAGGCCGCCCCGCCCGCCGCCACCCCGGTCCCGCCCGTACGGGCCGGCGACCTGACCGCCGACCCCGCCGCCCGGCACGCCGTACGGGCCGGACGTCCGCTGTCCCTGACCACCCGCGAGTTCGACCTGCTGCTCTTCCTGATGGGCAATCCGGGGCGGGTGTTCGCCCGGGAGGACCTGCTGCACCAGGTCTGGGGCTGGGAGTTCGGCGATCTGTCCACGGTGACCGTGCACGTGCGGCGGCTGCGCGAGAAGATCGAGGACGATCCGGCGGCACCGCGGCTGATCGTCACGGTGTGGGGCGCCGGGTACCGCTTCGACCCGGCGGGCGGTATGGACGACGACGGCGCGGCCCCGGACGCCCCGCCCGCTCCCGCCGAAACCCCCCGCCCATGA
- a CDS encoding molybdopterin-dependent oxidoreductase, whose amino-acid sequence MLLTGAAGIATAPYLQRAYDNSLGAAARNDPTGLTGLLPAGGGFRYYSVTASVPAKDARTYRLTVDGLVERPTTYRLSDLRALPQTRLVRDVQCVTGWRVPDTPFTGVRLRRLLDAAGVRPGAGAVRFTCFDGAYSESLTLEQARRDDVLIALTMQDKPLPHAHGGPVRLYAAPMYFYKSAKWLSGITVTERVEPGYWEERGYDVDAWVGRSNGRDDAPTV is encoded by the coding sequence ATGCTCCTGACCGGCGCCGCGGGCATCGCCACGGCCCCGTACCTGCAACGCGCGTACGACAACTCGCTCGGCGCCGCCGCCCGGAACGACCCCACCGGCCTGACCGGACTGCTCCCGGCGGGCGGCGGCTTCCGCTACTACTCGGTGACCGCCTCCGTACCGGCCAAGGACGCCCGCACCTACCGCCTCACGGTGGACGGCCTGGTCGAACGCCCCACCACGTACCGCCTGTCCGACCTGCGCGCGCTGCCGCAGACGCGCCTGGTGCGCGACGTGCAGTGCGTGACCGGCTGGCGGGTCCCGGACACGCCCTTCACCGGCGTACGCCTGCGCCGCCTCCTGGACGCGGCAGGGGTACGGCCCGGGGCGGGAGCCGTCCGCTTCACCTGCTTCGACGGCGCGTACAGCGAGAGCCTCACGCTCGAACAGGCCCGCCGCGACGACGTACTGATCGCCCTCACCATGCAGGACAAGCCGCTGCCGCACGCACACGGCGGGCCGGTGCGGCTGTATGCCGCGCCGATGTACTTCTACAAGTCGGCGAAGTGGCTCTCCGGCATCACCGTCACCGAGCGGGTCGAGCCGGGCTACTGGGAGGAGCGCGGCTACGACGTGGACGCGTGGGTCGGCCGTTCGAACGGACGCGACGATGCGCCGACCGTCTGA
- a CDS encoding ABC-F family ATP-binding cassette domain-containing protein: MTTSSTSSSSSSSSAPSATSGAIVCAGLGFAWPDGTPVLEDFDLTVGPGRTGLVGLNGAGKSTLLKLFAGELHPVEGTVKVTGEIGYLPQNAALDTRTRVDAALGIAGTRAALHAIENGDVSEANFTAVGDDWDVEERARAALDQLGLHAIDLDRTVGEVSGGESVLLRLAALLLRRPDVLLLDEPTNNLDLAARRRLYAAVDGWSGALVVVSHDRELLDRVDRIADLRGGEVHWYGGNFTAYEQALAVEQEAAERMLRVAEADVARQRRELSEAQLKLARRVRYGNKMYAQKREPKIVMNSRKAAAQVSAGKHRAMHADRLKEARERLGEAAEAVRDDDEIRVDLPRTAVPPGREVLTVRGLRARYGAYADLDLRGPERIALTGRNGSGKTTLLRTLAGEIPPAEGTAEIHVPHRYLPQRLDVLDDGLTVAENVARFAPDATHNAVRARLARFLFKGARADRRAGTLSGGERFRAALAALMLAEPAPQLLMLDEPTNNLDMASVRQLVTALESYQGALIVVSHDLAFLREIGITRWLALDGELTDTEPM; the protein is encoded by the coding sequence ATGACCACCTCTTCCACCTCTTCCAGTTCCTCCAGCTCTTCCGCCCCTTCCGCCACCTCCGGCGCCATCGTCTGCGCCGGTCTCGGCTTCGCGTGGCCCGACGGCACCCCCGTCCTGGAGGACTTCGACCTGACCGTCGGCCCCGGGCGCACCGGCCTCGTCGGCCTCAACGGAGCGGGGAAATCGACCCTGTTGAAGCTTTTCGCCGGGGAACTGCACCCCGTCGAGGGGACCGTGAAGGTGACCGGCGAGATCGGCTACCTGCCGCAGAACGCCGCCCTGGACACCAGGACGCGGGTGGACGCGGCCCTCGGCATCGCCGGGACCCGCGCCGCTTTGCACGCCATCGAGAACGGCGACGTCAGCGAGGCCAACTTCACCGCCGTGGGCGACGACTGGGACGTCGAGGAGCGCGCCCGCGCCGCTCTCGACCAGCTCGGCCTGCACGCCATCGACCTCGACCGCACCGTCGGCGAGGTCTCCGGCGGCGAGTCCGTCCTGCTGCGGCTGGCCGCGCTGCTGCTGCGCCGTCCGGACGTGCTCCTGCTGGACGAGCCGACCAACAACCTGGACCTGGCCGCCCGCCGCCGGCTCTACGCCGCGGTGGACGGCTGGTCCGGCGCCCTGGTCGTGGTCAGCCACGACCGGGAACTGCTCGACCGGGTGGACCGCATCGCCGACCTGCGCGGCGGCGAGGTCCACTGGTACGGCGGCAACTTCACCGCGTACGAACAGGCGCTCGCCGTCGAGCAGGAAGCGGCCGAGCGCATGCTGCGCGTCGCCGAGGCCGACGTGGCGCGGCAGCGGCGCGAACTGAGCGAGGCACAGCTGAAGTTGGCGCGCCGGGTCCGCTACGGCAACAAGATGTACGCCCAGAAGCGCGAGCCGAAGATCGTCATGAACAGCCGCAAGGCCGCGGCCCAGGTCTCCGCCGGCAAGCACCGCGCCATGCACGCCGACAGGCTCAAGGAGGCCAGGGAACGGCTCGGCGAGGCCGCCGAAGCGGTACGGGACGACGACGAGATCCGCGTCGACCTGCCGCGCACCGCGGTGCCGCCGGGCCGCGAGGTACTGACCGTACGAGGGCTGCGGGCACGCTACGGTGCGTACGCGGACCTCGACCTGCGCGGCCCCGAACGGATCGCGCTGACCGGGCGCAACGGCTCCGGCAAGACCACGCTGCTGCGGACGCTCGCGGGCGAGATCCCGCCCGCGGAGGGCACGGCGGAGATCCACGTGCCGCACCGCTACCTGCCGCAGCGGCTCGATGTCCTCGACGACGGGCTGACCGTCGCCGAGAACGTCGCACGGTTCGCCCCGGACGCCACGCACAACGCGGTACGGGCCCGCCTGGCGCGGTTCCTGTTCAAGGGCGCCCGCGCCGACCGGCGGGCGGGCACGCTCTCCGGGGGCGAGCGCTTCCGGGCCGCCCTCGCGGCGCTGATGCTGGCCGAGCCCGCGCCCCAGCTCCTGATGCTGGACGAGCCGACGAACAACCTGGACATGGCGTCGGTCCGCCAGCTGGTCACGGCGCTGGAGTCCTATCAGGGCGCACTGATCGTGGTCAGCCACGACCTGGCGTTCCTCCGGGAGATCGGTATCACCCGCTGGCTCGCCCTGGACGGCGAACTGACCGACACCGAACCGATGTAG
- a CDS encoding cytochrome b/b6 domain-containing protein produces the protein MRRPSERAAGWAQVRAQAQAWAQERGQARAQAQARRQAQAQTQASVRAVAGARVRRFTPAQRWVHRATATLMAVCVLTAGCLYLPFLAQLVGRRALMVTVHEWSGLLLPVPLLLGLASRALRTDLTRLNRYGPHDRRWLRSALRRGSDRPAGKFNAGQKLYAAWLAGAVLVMAGTGLLMWFTHLAPLLWRTGATFVHDWLALAVIVVIAGHVWRAYGDPEARRGMRTGTVDAEWARREHPLWEPEGERE, from the coding sequence ATGCGCCGACCGTCTGAGCGCGCGGCGGGCTGGGCGCAGGTGCGGGCACAGGCACAGGCCTGGGCGCAGGAGCGGGGACAGGCCCGGGCCCAGGCGCAGGCGCGGAGGCAGGCGCAGGCACAGACGCAGGCGTCGGTACGGGCGGTGGCCGGCGCGCGCGTACGCCGTTTCACGCCCGCCCAGCGCTGGGTGCACCGCGCCACCGCCACCCTCATGGCCGTCTGCGTCCTGACCGCGGGCTGCCTCTACCTGCCCTTCCTCGCCCAACTCGTCGGCCGCCGGGCGCTGATGGTCACCGTCCACGAGTGGTCCGGCCTGCTGCTGCCCGTACCACTGCTGCTCGGTTTGGCCTCACGCGCGCTGCGCACCGACCTGACCCGTCTCAACCGGTACGGGCCGCACGACCGCCGCTGGCTGCGCTCCGCGCTGCGTCGCGGGTCCGACCGGCCGGCGGGCAAGTTCAACGCGGGCCAGAAGCTCTACGCCGCCTGGCTGGCGGGCGCGGTCCTGGTCATGGCCGGAACGGGCCTGCTGATGTGGTTCACCCACCTCGCCCCGCTCCTGTGGCGCACCGGCGCGACCTTCGTCCACGACTGGCTGGCGCTGGCGGTCATCGTCGTCATCGCAGGCCACGTATGGCGGGCGTACGGCGACCCGGAAGCACGCCGGGGCATGCGGACCGGAACCGTCGACGCGGAATGGGCACGGCGGGAGCATCCGCTGTGGGAGCCGGAGGGGGAGAGGGAGTAG
- a CDS encoding primary-amine oxidase → MAHSAMDPRDADGTSTAPETPAPAPHPLAPLTADEITAAREILSDQGLVAETTRFPLVLLDEPDRHTVTAHRPGDPVVRRLRVTLLDTATGASTEAVVDVTARTLLAHRALDPAADGQPPILFEEYERCDQIVKADPGWREAMAERGITDTTLAVCAPLAAGNFGRAEETGRRMLRSLTFLRCEATDNPFAHPVGGLVADVDLTERRVVRLVDTGAVPVPAECGRYEAEFNGPARSDLRPLEISQPEGPSFTLDGHRLTWQNWSLRLDFNAREGLVLHEVRVRDGDRVRPVLHRASLAEMAVPYADPGADRNWICYLDVGEYTLGRNANALRLGCDCLGEIVYVDAVVPDDHGVPQTLPNAICIHEEDHGLLWKHTNMFDDFTAESRRSRRLVVSYIATLGNYDYGFYWYLYQDGGIEFEVKSTGLVQTSASAPGTVSPYATEIAPGLHAPYHQHLFCARLDPAVDGHANTVEEVDVVPLPMGPDNPHGNAFTVRATAVTDSGEAGRLADPAAGRRWRITNPSVRNRTGRPVAYTLTPQPSGPTLLARPGSPVAARVAYATKHLWITRSAADRRFPDGDHPNQHPGGAGVTAWSRPGESLENTALTLWHCFGPTHLPRLEDWPVMPVDRCGFTLRPTGFFDRNPTLDLPRESGGAGHCHASGA, encoded by the coding sequence ATGGCACACAGCGCCATGGACCCCCGGGACGCGGACGGAACGTCCACCGCCCCGGAAACGCCCGCACCCGCACCGCACCCGCTGGCCCCGCTCACCGCCGACGAGATCACCGCCGCCCGCGAAATCCTGAGCGACCAGGGCCTGGTGGCGGAGACCACCCGCTTCCCCCTCGTCCTGCTGGACGAGCCGGACCGGCACACCGTCACTGCGCACCGCCCCGGCGACCCGGTCGTCCGCCGGCTGCGCGTCACCCTGCTGGACACCGCGACAGGCGCCAGCACCGAGGCGGTCGTCGACGTGACGGCCCGCACGCTGCTCGCGCACCGTGCCCTCGACCCGGCGGCGGACGGCCAGCCGCCCATCCTCTTCGAGGAGTACGAGCGCTGCGACCAGATCGTCAAGGCCGACCCGGGCTGGCGCGAGGCCATGGCCGAGCGCGGCATCACCGACACCACCCTCGCCGTCTGCGCCCCGCTCGCCGCCGGGAACTTCGGCCGCGCCGAGGAGACCGGGCGCCGCATGCTGCGCTCGCTGACGTTCCTGCGCTGCGAGGCCACCGACAACCCGTTCGCGCACCCGGTCGGCGGCCTGGTCGCCGACGTCGACCTGACCGAGCGGCGGGTCGTACGGCTCGTGGACACCGGCGCGGTCCCGGTCCCCGCCGAATGCGGGCGCTACGAGGCCGAGTTCAACGGCCCGGCGCGCAGCGACCTCAGGCCCCTGGAGATCAGTCAGCCCGAGGGCCCCTCCTTCACCCTGGACGGACACCGCCTCACCTGGCAGAACTGGTCGCTGCGGCTGGACTTCAACGCCCGCGAGGGCCTGGTCCTGCACGAGGTCCGCGTCCGGGACGGCGACCGCGTACGGCCCGTGCTGCACCGCGCCTCGCTCGCCGAGATGGCCGTCCCGTACGCCGACCCCGGCGCGGACCGCAACTGGATCTGCTACCTGGACGTCGGCGAGTACACCCTCGGCCGCAACGCCAACGCGCTGCGGCTGGGCTGCGACTGCCTCGGCGAGATCGTGTACGTGGACGCGGTCGTCCCCGACGACCACGGGGTGCCGCAGACGCTGCCCAACGCCATCTGTATCCACGAGGAGGACCACGGCCTCCTGTGGAAGCACACCAACATGTTCGACGACTTCACCGCCGAGAGCCGCCGCTCCCGCCGTCTGGTCGTCTCGTACATCGCCACGCTCGGCAACTACGACTACGGCTTCTACTGGTACCTCTACCAGGACGGCGGCATCGAGTTCGAGGTCAAGTCGACCGGCCTGGTGCAGACCTCGGCGTCCGCGCCGGGCACCGTCTCCCCGTACGCCACCGAGATCGCCCCCGGCCTCCATGCGCCGTACCACCAGCATCTGTTCTGCGCCCGGCTGGACCCGGCGGTGGACGGCCACGCGAACACGGTGGAGGAGGTCGATGTCGTTCCGCTCCCGATGGGCCCGGACAACCCCCACGGCAACGCCTTCACCGTCCGTGCCACCGCCGTCACCGACTCCGGCGAGGCGGGGCGGCTGGCCGACCCGGCCGCCGGGCGCCGCTGGCGGATCACCAACCCGTCCGTCCGCAACCGGACCGGCCGGCCCGTCGCGTACACCCTGACCCCGCAGCCGTCCGGCCCCACCCTGCTCGCCCGGCCGGGCTCCCCGGTCGCCGCCCGGGTCGCCTACGCGACCAAACACCTGTGGATCACCCGCAGCGCCGCCGACCGCCGCTTCCCGGACGGCGACCACCCCAACCAGCATCCGGGCGGCGCGGGTGTCACCGCGTGGTCGCGCCCCGGCGAATCCCTGGAGAACACCGCCCTCACGCTCTGGCACTGTTTCGGCCCGACCCACCTGCCGCGCCTGGAGGACTGGCCGGTCATGCCGGTCGACCGCTGCGGATTCACCCTCCGGCCGACCGGCTTCTTCGACCGGAACCCGACGCTGGACCTGCCGCGCGAGAGCGGCGGGGCAGGGCACTGCCACGCCTCGGGGGCGTGA